A stretch of Myxococcus hansupus DNA encodes these proteins:
- a CDS encoding 4'-phosphopantetheinyl transferase family protein, with amino-acid sequence MSTAFEPLALRPDEVHVWIVEPERINDRRLLDAYWALLDAKERDKQQRFRFERHQRQYLVSHALVRLSLSRYAPVAPEAWAFDTNEYGRPVVRGEWGPRLRFNLSHTDGMALVAVGWDSELGADVEDAQRSGETVEIADHYFAASEVAALKALPPERHRERFFEYWTLKESYIKARGAGLSLPLDQFAFHLEPDQAPRISFDPRMRDIPEAWQFVQLRPSERHQAAVAVNRPRGTPLTVRWQFTVPLAGDTPPRFQAA; translated from the coding sequence ATGTCCACCGCCTTCGAGCCCCTGGCGCTGCGCCCGGACGAGGTCCATGTCTGGATTGTCGAACCCGAGCGCATCAATGACCGGCGGCTCCTGGACGCCTACTGGGCGCTGCTGGATGCGAAGGAGCGTGACAAGCAGCAGCGCTTCCGTTTCGAGCGCCATCAACGCCAGTACCTGGTGAGCCACGCGCTGGTGCGGCTGTCCCTGTCACGCTACGCGCCGGTGGCGCCGGAGGCCTGGGCCTTCGACACCAACGAGTACGGGCGGCCCGTGGTGCGGGGGGAGTGGGGGCCACGGCTGCGCTTCAACCTGTCCCATACGGACGGGATGGCGCTGGTGGCGGTGGGTTGGGACTCGGAGCTGGGCGCGGATGTGGAGGACGCGCAGCGGAGCGGCGAGACGGTGGAGATCGCCGACCACTACTTCGCCGCGTCGGAAGTGGCGGCGCTCAAGGCGCTGCCCCCGGAGCGGCACCGCGAGCGGTTCTTCGAGTACTGGACCCTGAAGGAGTCCTACATCAAGGCGCGGGGCGCGGGACTGTCCCTGCCGCTGGACCAGTTCGCCTTCCACCTGGAGCCGGACCAGGCGCCGCGCATCTCGTTCGATCCGCGCATGCGAGACATCCCCGAGGCCTGGCAGTTCGTGCAGTTGCGCCCCTCCGAGCGGCACCAGGCGGCGGTGGCGGTGAACCGTCCCCGGGGCACACCGCTGACCGTGCGCTGGCAGTTCACCGTGCCACTGGCCGGAGACACGCCGCCCAGGTTCCAGGCGGCGTAG